From a region of the Salmo trutta chromosome 10, fSalTru1.1, whole genome shotgun sequence genome:
- the LOC115201623 gene encoding uncharacterized protein LOC115201623: MSKSFLLMKAIYYSGRIAMLVVYRLVIPYSHSGRIAMLVVYRLVIPYSHSGRIAMLVVYRLVIPYSHSGRIAMLVVYRLVIPYSHSGRIAMLVVYRLVIPYSHSGRIAMLVVYRLVIPYSHSGRIAMLVVYRLVIPYSHSGRIAMLVVYRLVIPYSHSGRIAMLVVYRLVIPHSHSGRIAMLVVYRLVIPYSHSGRIAMLVVYRLVIPHSHSGRIAMLVVYRLVIPHSHSGRIAMLVVYRLVIPHSHSGRIAMLVVYRLVIPHSHSGRIAMLVVYRLVIPYSHSGRIAMLVVYRLVIPYSHSGRIAMLVVYRLVIPYSHSGRIAMLVVYRLVIPYSHSGRIAMLVVYRLVIPYSHSGRIAMLVVYRLVIPYSHSGRIAMLVVYRLVIPYSKAFDLSS; the protein is encoded by the coding sequence ATGTCTAAATCATTTTTGTTAATGAAAGCTATTTACTATAGTGGTAGAATAGCAATGCTGGTGGTGTATAGGCTAGTTATCCCATACAGTCATAGTGGTAGAATAGCAATGCTGGTGGTGTATAGGCTAGTTATCCCATACAGTCATAGTGGTAGAATAGCAATGCTGGTGGTGTATAGGCTAGTTATCCCATACAGTCATAGTGGTAGAATAGCAATGCTGGTGGTGTATAGGCTAGTTATCCCATACAGTCATAGTGGTAGAATAGCAATGCTGGTGGTGTATAGGCTAGTTATCCCATACAGTCATAGTGGTAGAATAGCAATGCTGGTGGTGTATAGGCTAGTTATCCCATACAGTCATAGTGGTAGAATAGCAATGCTGGTGGTGTATAGGCTAGTTATCCCATACAGTCATAGTGGTAGAATAGCAATGCTGGTGGTGTATAGGCTAGTTATCCCATACAGTCATAGTGGTAGAATAGCAATGCTGGTGGTGTATAGGCTAGTTATCCCACACAGTCATAGTGGTAGAATAGCAATGCTGGTGGTGTATAGGCTAGTTATCCCATACAGTCATAGTGGTAGAATAGCAATGCTGGTGGTGTATAGGCTAGTTATCCCACACAGTCATAGTGGTAGAATAGCAATGCTGGTGGTGTATAGGCTAGTTATCCCACACAGTCATAGTGGTAGAATAGCAATGCTGGTGGTGTATAGGCTAGTTATCCCACACAGTCATAGTGGTAGAATAGCAATGCTGGTGGTGTATAGGCTAGTTATCCCACACAGTCATAGTGGTAGAATAGCAATGCTGGTGGTGTATAGGCTAGTTATCCCATACAGTCATAGTGGTAGAATAGCAATGCTGGTGGTGTATAGGCTAGTTATCCCATACAGTCATAGTGGTAGAATAGCAATGCTGGTGGTGTATAGGCTAGTTATCCCATACAGTCATAGTGGTAGAATAGCAATGCTGGTGGTGTATAGGCTAGTTATCCCATACAGTCATAGTGGTAGAATAGCAATGCTGGTGGTGTATAGGCTAGTTATCCCATACAGTCATAGTGGTAGAATAGCAATGCTGGTGGTGTATAGGCTAGTTATCCCATACAGTCATAGTGGTAGAATAGCAATGCTGGTGGTGTATAGGCTAGTTATCCCATACAGTAAAGCCTTTGATCTTTCCTCTTGA
- the LOC115201624 gene encoding ribonuclease T2 isoform X1: MSNGKLPDVNMTSLALVVLLCLGCGLMSSSFVLASPHMWSKLILTQHWPSTFCSMEHCDPKYDYWTLHGLWPDKGQECNSSWHFNVTLIQDLLPDMQKWWPDLITPASSEFWQYEWQKHGTCAAKAESLNSQHKYFGKVLELYHTLDLDGVMKKFNIVPSETYYAFDHIEGIILNFYSVKPKIQCIHPKGGKVQILGQIEICFNSDFQLANCEHSETDTLRLTDFLNVKGTEFSVCDHATPVYYPPLKGKPSM; encoded by the exons ATGTCCAATGGTAAACTTCCTGA CGTAAACATGACATCTTTGGCGCTTGTTGTCCTGCTGTGCCTTGGCTGCGGTCTGATGTCTTCCTCATTCGTACTCGCGTCGCC GCATATGTGGAGTAAGTTGATCCTGACTCAACACTGGCCAAGCACATTTTGCAGT ATGGAACACTGTGATCCCAAATATGACTACTGGACTTTGCATGGACTGTG GCCAGATAAAGGCCAGGAATGCAATTCATCTTGGCACTTCAATGTAACTCTAATCCAG GACCTACTTCCAGATATGCAGAAGTGGTGGCCGGATCTTATAACTCCAGCATCCTCTGAATTCTG GCAATATGAATGGCAAAAACATGGAACGTGTGCTGCAAAAGCAGAGTCCCTAAACAGTCAACACAAATACTTTGGCAAAGTCCTGGAGCTGTATCACACGTTAGACCTTGATGG AGTGATGAAGAAATTTAACATTGTGCCCTCGGAGACGTACTACGCT TTTGACCACATCGAAGGAATCATTCTCAACTTCTACAGTGTGAAACCAAAAATTCAGTGCATTCATCCAAAG GGTGGGAAGGTGCAAATCTTGGGCCAGATCGAGATCTGCTTCAACTCAGACTTCCAACTTGCCAACTGTGAGCATTCTGAGACAGACACTCTGAGACTAACTGACTTCCTCAATGTTAAGGGTACAGAGTTTAGTGTATGTGACCATGCCACACCTGTCTACTACCCTCCCCTTAAGGGGAAGCCATCAATGTAG
- the LOC115201624 gene encoding ribonuclease T2 isoform X2 produces the protein MTSLALVVLLCLGCGLMSSSFVLASPHMWSKLILTQHWPSTFCSMEHCDPKYDYWTLHGLWPDKGQECNSSWHFNVTLIQDLLPDMQKWWPDLITPASSEFWQYEWQKHGTCAAKAESLNSQHKYFGKVLELYHTLDLDGVMKKFNIVPSETYYAFDHIEGIILNFYSVKPKIQCIHPKGGKVQILGQIEICFNSDFQLANCEHSETDTLRLTDFLNVKGTEFSVCDHATPVYYPPLKGKPSM, from the exons ATGACATCTTTGGCGCTTGTTGTCCTGCTGTGCCTTGGCTGCGGTCTGATGTCTTCCTCATTCGTACTCGCGTCGCC GCATATGTGGAGTAAGTTGATCCTGACTCAACACTGGCCAAGCACATTTTGCAGT ATGGAACACTGTGATCCCAAATATGACTACTGGACTTTGCATGGACTGTG GCCAGATAAAGGCCAGGAATGCAATTCATCTTGGCACTTCAATGTAACTCTAATCCAG GACCTACTTCCAGATATGCAGAAGTGGTGGCCGGATCTTATAACTCCAGCATCCTCTGAATTCTG GCAATATGAATGGCAAAAACATGGAACGTGTGCTGCAAAAGCAGAGTCCCTAAACAGTCAACACAAATACTTTGGCAAAGTCCTGGAGCTGTATCACACGTTAGACCTTGATGG AGTGATGAAGAAATTTAACATTGTGCCCTCGGAGACGTACTACGCT TTTGACCACATCGAAGGAATCATTCTCAACTTCTACAGTGTGAAACCAAAAATTCAGTGCATTCATCCAAAG GGTGGGAAGGTGCAAATCTTGGGCCAGATCGAGATCTGCTTCAACTCAGACTTCCAACTTGCCAACTGTGAGCATTCTGAGACAGACACTCTGAGACTAACTGACTTCCTCAATGTTAAGGGTACAGAGTTTAGTGTATGTGACCATGCCACACCTGTCTACTACCCTCCCCTTAAGGGGAAGCCATCAATGTAG